A genome region from Leptodactylus fuscus isolate aLepFus1 chromosome 6, aLepFus1.hap2, whole genome shotgun sequence includes the following:
- the SLC66A1 gene encoding lysosomal amino acid transporter 1 homolog — protein MWDLGVPSPPKNFSDCVNGTAWVWEVFNECASDGRDLTSVVLGLVSILCFVAASFPQFYQSCKTGNMDQAMSIWFLLGWLAGDSCNFVGAFLSHQLPIQIYTAVYYVLADLVMLSLYMYYKYRNQRLSAALTINAVCGLALFGSAALLPALGISGPAAAYDTAIVGTRRLLSKDDSEPFTTQEIIGTVFGAVSSMFYLFSRLPQIVTNFRRRSTEGLALSLFFMVIMGNLTYGVSVLLKNPDRGQSEANYIEHRLPWLFGSLGVMALDLVIISQFFVFGAKDSNNSTRDEREPLLHPNRRLSTP, from the exons ATGTGGGATCTGGGGGTTCCTTCTCCACCAAAGAACTTTTCCGACTGCGTCAATGGCACGGCCTGGGTGTGGGAGGTGTTCAATGAGTGTGCATCGGATGGCCGGGATCTCACCAGCGTGGTCCTGGGCCTGGTCTCTATCCTGTGTTTTGTCGCTGCCTCCTTCCC ACAATTTTACCAATCCTGTAAGACGGGGAACATGGACCAAGCGATGTCCATCTGGTTCCTGTTGGGGTGGCTGGCTGGAGACTCTTGTAACTTTGTAGGGGCGTTCCTGTCCCATCAGCTGCCCATACAG ATCTACACCGCGGTTTATTACGTGCTGGCTGACCTGGTGATGCTTTCCCTATACATGTACTACAAGTACCGGAACCAGCGCCTGAGCG CGGCTCTGACTATAAACGCAGTCTGTGGATTGGCTTTGTTCGGTTCTGCTGCTTTGCTGCCTGCACTGGGGATTTCAGGTCCGGCTGCAGCTTACGACACCGCCATAGTGGGCACGAGACGTCTTCTCTCTAAAGATGACAGCGAG CCTTTCACCACCCAGGAGATTATAGGAACTGTCTTTGGTGCCGTCTCCTCCATGTTCTACCTCTTTTCCCGGCTTCCTCAGATCGTCACTAAC TTCCGGAGAAGATCCACTGAAGGGCTGGCGCTGTCCCTCTTCTTCATGGTCATAATGGGCAATCTGACCTATGGCGTCAGCGTCCTCCTGAAGAACCCCGACCGGGGCCAGTCCGAGGCCAACTACATTGAGCACCGCTTGCCTTGGCTGTTCGGGAGCCTGGGCGTCATGGCTCTGGACCTTGTT ATCATCTCCCAGTTCTTTGTGTTCGGTGCAAAAGATTCCAATAACTCTACAAGGGACGaaagagaaccgctgctacatccGAACAGGAGGCTCTCTACCCCCTGA
- the LOC142208964 gene encoding aflatoxin B1 aldehyde reductase member 2-like produces the protein MRGAAMLSVSLRSARQLVSVGVLRSAMSRSPPTAPPPPPALPRTVLGTMEFGRRMDTQASGEAVQEFMRRGHNELDTAFMYADGETERVLGQLGLGSGVKIATKANPWEGKTLKPESVRQQLETSLQRLNMSSVQLFYLHAPDHQNPVEETLAACQELYQEGKFKELGLSNYASWEVMEIYCICKQRNWVLPTVYQGMYNSTTRQVETELLPCLRQLGIRFYAYNPLAGGLLTGKYKYEDKETEQTPSRFFGNSWAETYRNRYWKKHHFQAIDVVQRALQEAYGADRPSLTAAALRWMYHHSKLQGSHGDAVILGMSSVQQLVQNLDGAEGGPLLPPVVAAFDEAWTLVAHDCPNYFR, from the exons atgcgcggagcTGCCATGCTGTCAGTGTCTCTCAGGTCTGCTCGGCAGCTGGTATCGGTCGGTGTCCTCCGCTCTGCCATGTCTCGGTCTCCCCCCACCGCACCTCCTCCCCCGCCGGCGCTCCCTCGCACCGTGCTGGGGACTATGGAGTTCGGCCGCCGCATGGACACTCAGGCCAGCGGGGAGGCCGTGCAGGAGTTCATGAGGCGCGGCCACAACGAGCTGGACACCGCCTTCATGTATGCAGACGGGGAGACCGAGCGGGTGTTAGGGCAGCTCGGCCTCGGTTCTGGAG TGAAGATAGCGACTAAAGCCAACCCATGGGAAGGGAAGACCCTGAAGCCGGAGAGTGTACGCCAACAACTGGAGACCTCACTGCAACGACTGAACATGTCCAGTGTCCAGCTCTTCTATCTCCATGCCCCTGACCACCAGAACCCTGTGGAGGAGACGCTGGCAGCCTGCCAGGAGCTGTACCAGGAG GGCAAGTTCAAGGAGCTGGGTCTGTCCAACTACGCGTCCTGGGAAGTGATGGAGATTTACTGCATCTGTAAGCAGAGGAACTGGGTGCTGCCAACTGTGTACCAG GGCATGTACAATTCTACTACCAGACAAGTAGAGACTGAGCTGCTTCCCTGCCTGCGACAACTTGGAATTCGGTTCTATGCCTACAATCCCCTGGCTG GGGGGCTTCTGACTGGCAAATACAAATATGAGGACAAGGAAACGGAGCAGACACCTTCCAGATTTTTTGGAAACAGTTGGGCTGAGACGTACAGGAACAG ATACTGGAAGAAGCATCACTTCCAAGCTATTGATGTGGTACAGAGGGCGCTGCAGGAGGCATATGGCGCGGACAGACCCAGCCTGACCGCTGCTGCTCTTCGCTGGATGTACCACCATTCCAAACTTCAG GGGAGTCATGGGGACGCTGTGATCCTGGGGATGTCCAGCGTGCAGCAGCTCGTACAGAACCTGGATGGGGCCGAGGGCGGGCCCCTGCTTCCTCCTGTAGTCGCCGCCTTTGATGAAGCCTGGACCCTGGTCGCCCACGACTGTCCAAACTACTTTCGCTAG
- the CAPZB gene encoding F-actin-capping protein subunit beta isoform X2: protein MSDQQLDCALDLMRRLPPQQIEKNLSDLIDLVPSLCEDLLSSVDQPLKIARDKVVGKDYLLCDYNRDGDSYRSPWSNKYDPPLEDGAMPSARLRKLEVEANNAFDQYRDLYFEGGVSSVYLWDLDHGFAGVILIKKAGDGSKKIKGCWDSIHVVEVQEKSSGRTAHYKLTSTVMLWLQTNKSGSGTMNLGGSLTRQMEKDETVSDSSPHIANIGRLVEDMENKIRSTLNEIYFGKTKDIVNGLRSVQTFADKSKQEALKNDLVEALKRKQQS, encoded by the exons AGTGACCAGCAGTTGGACTGTGCCTTGGATTTGATGAGGCGTCTCCCTCCCCAACAGATTGAGAAGAACCTCAGTGACCTCATTGACTTG GTACCCAGTCTCTGTGAAGATCTCCTGTCTTCAGTCGACCAGCCCCTGAAAATCGCCCGAGATAAGGTGGTGGGCAAAGACTATCTGTTGTGTGATTATAACAGAGATGGCGACTCCTACAG GTCACCGTGGAGCAATAAGTACGACCCGCCCTTGGAAGATGGAGCCATGCCGTCCGCTCGTCTGCGCAAACTGGAGGTGGAAGCCAACAACGCCTTCGACCAGTACCGAGACCT GTATTTTGAAGGTGGCGTCTCCTCCGTCTATCTCTGGGATCTGGACCACGGATTTGCCGGGGTGATCCTTATCAAGAAAGCTGGAGATGGTTCAAAGAAGATCAAGGGATGCTGGGACTCCATCCATGTGGTGGAAGTGCAG GAGAAGTCGAGCGGCCGCACTGCTCATTACAAGCTGACCTCTACTGTCATGTTGTGGCTGCAGACAAACAAGAGCGGCTCAGGGACAATGAACCTGGGCGGAAGTCTTACCCGGCAG atggaaaAGGACGAGACTGTGAGCGATTCTTCCCCGCACATAGCAAATATTGGGCGGCTGGTAGAG GACATGGAAAACAAAATCAGGAGCACTCTCAATGAGATTTACTTTGGGAAAACCAAGGACATAGTCAACGGGCTCAG GTCCGTCCAGACGTTCGCAGACAAATCGAAACAGGAGGCTTTGAAGAACGACTTAGTGGAGGCTCTGAAGAGAAAGCAGCAAAGTTAA
- the CAPZB gene encoding F-actin-capping protein subunit beta isoform X1 gives MSDQQLDCALDLMRRLPPQQIEKNLSDLIDLVPSLCEDLLSSVDQPLKIARDKVVGKDYLLCDYNRDGDSYRSPWSNKYDPPLEDGAMPSARLRKLEVEANNAFDQYRDLYFEGGVSSVYLWDLDHGFAGVILIKKAGDGSKKIKGCWDSIHVVEVQEKSSGRTAHYKLTSTVMLWLQTNKSGSGTMNLGGSLTRQMEKDETVSDSSPHIANIGRLVEDMENKIRSTLNEIYFGKTKDIVNGLRSIDAIPDNVKFRQLQRELSQVLTQRQIYLQPDN, from the exons AGTGACCAGCAGTTGGACTGTGCCTTGGATTTGATGAGGCGTCTCCCTCCCCAACAGATTGAGAAGAACCTCAGTGACCTCATTGACTTG GTACCCAGTCTCTGTGAAGATCTCCTGTCTTCAGTCGACCAGCCCCTGAAAATCGCCCGAGATAAGGTGGTGGGCAAAGACTATCTGTTGTGTGATTATAACAGAGATGGCGACTCCTACAG GTCACCGTGGAGCAATAAGTACGACCCGCCCTTGGAAGATGGAGCCATGCCGTCCGCTCGTCTGCGCAAACTGGAGGTGGAAGCCAACAACGCCTTCGACCAGTACCGAGACCT GTATTTTGAAGGTGGCGTCTCCTCCGTCTATCTCTGGGATCTGGACCACGGATTTGCCGGGGTGATCCTTATCAAGAAAGCTGGAGATGGTTCAAAGAAGATCAAGGGATGCTGGGACTCCATCCATGTGGTGGAAGTGCAG GAGAAGTCGAGCGGCCGCACTGCTCATTACAAGCTGACCTCTACTGTCATGTTGTGGCTGCAGACAAACAAGAGCGGCTCAGGGACAATGAACCTGGGCGGAAGTCTTACCCGGCAG atggaaaAGGACGAGACTGTGAGCGATTCTTCCCCGCACATAGCAAATATTGGGCGGCTGGTAGAG GACATGGAAAACAAAATCAGGAGCACTCTCAATGAGATTTACTTTGGGAAAACCAAGGACATAGTCAACGGGCTCAG ATCAATAGATGCAATCCCAGACAACGTTAAATTTAGGCAACTCCAGAGGGAGCTGTCTCAGGTGCTGACACAACGCCAGATCTACCTGCAGCCAGATAACTAG